Proteins found in one Takifugu rubripes chromosome 17, fTakRub1.2, whole genome shotgun sequence genomic segment:
- the sclt1 gene encoding sodium channel and clathrin linker 1, with protein MMEREPGRLADKVCSLNSSLTSGPQMKSRSSQDEEANLTKFPSTLSRDSVMAPLVAEYDRHMDQMAEQMKKYEMQMAAFKKKVEEVVMENESLYAKLQYVLNELNDKDAASGAEKSSMEDEKVIIRNLKEQIHLNKEDKLQAMELWQLAVQEVDRLKQSISDGKMLESQRLQLQDQLVQSQQHAKQLQGASQTLKLTNQQLLTVVTEQSAEMKMLQNQLRYSTAEKNTAMVKVEEMIKLQKKSQDQMKRLEEDLAEARGQKDAAERRHQHLQDILSQLESRLIAASKDAEEARGEKAVAENLMEELRRRCTNLEKERFEALEKLKESIEAVNIAKMQKTQALLREKQGAEVLEKTQECCSQLIRETPARIRKEVENIHKQFNSKISGMNEELCALQLECATKQSLIDRTVRERNAIEAELTKVCKERSAEPELRKIDALHQRCLNAERIKDDMSAALQSAQSKLKKFELDYREELAGCRDEIQQLRSALATAQGECNSVSDERLKMQQEILRLRKEMDDLRKVTTVEQKKAELQVSKIKQEYSLKENLLEARVQELEECSRGSSDDLTRLLRTQQKYIQRLKEESKNTIQSFETNVTKLEAELNRQKQHSLKLEMQIKSDYKTIAEYKRHLEEYREKTKCLQRRLMETEEKLNMTRTNMALQKTH; from the exons ATGATGGAGAGAGAACCGGGACGTTTGGCTGATAAAG TATGCAGCTTAAATTCTTCTCTCACCTCTGGACCCCAAATGAAATCCAGGTCTTCCCAG GATGAAGAAGCAAATCTGACAAAGTTTCCCTCAACCCTGAGCAGAGATAG CGTAATGGCTCCTCTCGTAGCAGAGTATGATCGACACATGGATCAGATGGCCGAGCAGATGAAGAAATACGAG ATGCAGATGGCAGCCTTCAAAAAGAAGGTGGAAGAGGTTGTCATGGAGAACGAAAG TCTCTATGCCAAGCTGCAGTATGTTCTAAATGAGCTTAATGACAAAGATGCGGCTTCAGGGGCGGAGAAAAGCTCAATGGAGGACGAGAAGGTCATTATTAGGAACCTCAAGGAACAGATCCATCTGAACAAAGAG GACAAGCTGCAGGCCATGGAGCTGTGGCAGTTAGCAGTCCAAGAGGTGGACCGCCTCAAGCAGAGCATCTCTGATGGAAAAATGCTTGAATctcagaggctgcagctccag GATCAGCTTGTTCAGTCTCAACAGCATGCAAAGCAGCTTCAAGGGGCCAGTCAGACACTAAAACTG ACCAACCAGCAGTTACTGACGGTGGTGACAGAGCAGAGCGCCGAAATGAAGATGCTACAAAACCAGCTCAG ATATTCCACAGCTGAGAAGAACACGGCCATGGTCAAGGTGGAAGAGATGATAAAGCTGCAAAAGAAATCCCAAGACCAGATGAAAAGACTG GAAGAAGATCTAGCCGAGGCCCGGGGCCAAAAGGATGCTGCTGAGAGGCGGCACCAGCATCTCCAGGATATCCTCTCCCAGTTGGAGTCCAG ATTAATAGCTGCATCTAAAGATGCAGAGGAAGCTCGCGGAGAGAAAGCTGTGGCCGAGAACCTGATGGAGGAACTCCGGAGACGTTGTACCAATTTAGAGAAGGAGAGATTTGAAGCCCTGGAGAAACTGAAAGAGAGTATTGAGGCGGTTAATATCGCAAAAATGCAGAAGACCCAG GCATTGTTACGAGAGAAGCAGGGAGCAGAGGtcctggagaaaacacaggagtGCTGCAGTCAGTTAATCCGCGAAACCCCAGCTCGCATCCGAAAAGAG GTGGAAAACATCCACAAGCAGTTCAACAGTAAGATCAGCGGTATGAACGAAGAGCTGTGCGCGTTGCAGCTG GAATGTGCAACAAAACAGTCTCTGATTGACAGAACAGTGCGAGAGAGAAACGCTATAGAGGCCGAGCTCACAAAG GTGTGTAAAGAACGCAGTGCGGAGCCAGAGCTAAGAAAGATTGATGCCCTTCACCAGAGGTGTCTGAATGCAGAGAGAATAAAGGACGACATGAGTGCTGCTTTGCAGAGCGCCCAGAGCAAACTAAAAAAGTTTGAGTTGGA CTACCGTGAGGAGCTGGCCGGGTGTCGGGATGAAATCCAGCAGCTGCGAAGCGCTCTGGCGACAGCCCAGGGCGAATGTAACAGTGTCAGCGATGAGCGTCTAAAGATGCAGCAGGAGATCCTAAGGCTCCGCAAGGAGATGGATGACCTGCGCAAAGTCACCACGGTGGAGCAAAAGaaggctgagctgcag GTTTCAAAAATAAAGCAGGAGTACAGCCTGAAGGAGAATTTACTGGAAGCACGGGTACAAGAGTTGGAGGAAtgcagccggggctccagcgaCGATCTGACACGGCTGCTGAGAACTCAGCAAAAATACATCCAGCGTTTGAAAGAGGAGTCCAAGAACACCATTCAGTCTTTTGAGACAAATGTGACAAAACTCGA GGCAGAGCTGAATCGACAGAAGCAGCATTCACTGAAGCTGGAGATGCAGATTAAATCCGACTATAAAACCATTGCTGAG TATAAACGGCACCTTGAAGAATATAGAGAGAAGACGAAGTGTCTGCAGCGACGACTGATGGAAACTGAAGAAAAG CTGAATATGACGAGAACAAAC
- the c17h4orf33 gene encoding UPF0462 protein C4orf33 homolog: protein MKMCNTDVVPFEQQGSVEGSGLSQEASAKYDRMEFLIEHTWDSNPVTHEPIRIGFSPGNGGLKMEVSGPFFNDPAAPPGPPSQPFPGLWDYEVVESFFLDSATENYLEVELCPHGQQLILLLSGVRQAFMQQLPLVFNATIAGDRWMGEALLPWSYFPPNVNKMNSYAIHGSGEERTYEALYPIPKQEIVEGQKPNFHRLEYFREFHLQSIMGEGWVQPESDLWKKKP, encoded by the exons ATGAAGATGTGCAACACGGATGTGGTTCCGTTCGAACAACAGGGAAGTGTGGAAGGTTCCGGTCTGTCTCAAGAGGCTTCAGCGAAATATG ACCGAATGGAGTTTTTGATCGAGCACACGTGGGACAGCAATCCTGTGACCCATGAGCCCATCAGAATCGGTTTCTCTCCTGGCAATGGAGGGCTAAAGATGGAGGTATCTGGGCCCTTTTTTAATGACCCAGCTGCCCCTCCAGGTCCTCCTAGCCAGCCTTTCCCTGGTCTCTGGGATTATGAAG TTGTGGAGTCCTTCTTCCTTGATAGTGCAACAGAAAATTACCTAGAAGTGGAGCTCTGTCC ACACGGGCAGCAGCTGATATTGTTGCTGTCAGGAGTTCGCCAGGCATTCATG CAACAACTGCCCCTGGTGTTTAACGCCACGATCGCAGGGGACAGGTGGATGGGAGAGGCTCTGCTGCCTTGGTCGTACTTTCCTCCAAATGTTAACAAGATGAACTCCTACGCCATCCATGGCTCCGGAGAGGAGCGCACGTATGAGGCCCTCTATCCCATCCCTAAACAGGAGATCGTGGAAGGCCAAAAACCCAACTT CCACCGCCTGGAATATTTCCGAGAGTTCCATCTGCAAAGCATCATGGGAGAGGGTTGGGTGCAACCGGAGTCGGACCTGTGGAAGAAAAAACCCTAG